The Oharaeibacter diazotrophicus genomic interval GCCGTGCAGCCGCTTCCTCAAGGTTGGAGAAGAACCGCTGCGTTAGGTCGGGGTCCGACGTTCTCTGGCGTTCATGGGTTTCGAAGTCCCCATCGAGCGAGGTGCTGACGAACGTGTCCGGCGCATCCAGGAAAGCCCACTGCTGGGCGTCGAGGCGCTGGAGGTTGGTGCAGACCACGAACTCCACCTTGGCGAAGCGCTTCCGGGCGAAGTCCCGGACCGCATGCATGAGGTCGAGCCTCAGCGTCGGTTCGCCGCCCTGGAACTCGATCTTGATGTCGTCGGTCGGGAGCGCATCCAGGAACCGAAGGGTCGAGGCGAGGGTCTCGTCGGTCCAGTCGAAGCCGCGGGCGGTCTCCGGTGCCCGCGAGACCTGACAGTAGCCACAGGCGAGGTCACAGCGGAGGGTTGGTACGAGGATGACGTAGGCGAGCTTTCCGGCTGACGCCTGACGGGCTGACCAGCGCCAGGCGAAGGCGAGATGCGGGAGGTCTCCCTCCCGCTCGTAGGCATGTCCGCCATCCTTCAGAAATGCGAGATCGTCGTCCGTCAGGCATCCCTGGCCATACCGGTCCACGAACGCCCGGTCAGCGACGAACCACCCTCCGGCGTCGTCGGCGAGCACCGTTCCGTTCGCCAGATCGCGGAACTTCAGGGGCCAGACCGTCATCGCCCGCCAACCAGGTCCAGGAGGCTGCGCCGCATGTCCATGGTCTCGGAGAGGATACGCTCACGGTAGAGCGCGTATGCGATCTCGCGCTCCACGTCGGAGGCCCCTTGGCCATCTGGGATGGAGACCAGGATGCCTCCGTCGGCGGCTTCGAAACCCCAGCCAGGATGCAGGTAGCGGAGCCGCGTGAGGGCGGCATCAAGCACTGGCTGGAAGACGTCGGCCACAGGAACAGATGTGCTCTGCATTGCTACCGCTCCGTCGCCGGGGGCTTGCCCGCGCTAGACGCGCGGGAGCATGGCATCATGAGACCGGTAGAGGTCTGGCGGCAACGGCGGATCCGCATCTTGCGGAATGGAGTATCCGTGCATCGCAGCAGACTCGTGACGGCGCGAGTGGTTCCTTCACGCGCCCTCCTTCCGCCTACTGCACCTTCTCGCGCTTCATCGTCAGCCTGATCTGGTGCAGGTCCCGACCGACGCGGAAGTTCACGATGTAGTTCTTTGGATCCGTCAGCTTGGCGACCTTGGCCGGGTCGAACTGGAACAAGCCGCCGTAGCTCTCTCCGGGCAGGATCGTGTTGTCCATCAGCATGGTGTTCTCGAGCGCGGCGACGTTGAGTTCGCCCGCCGTCGTCGCGGCATTGATGTTCGACGATGCGAGGGCTGCCCCGACGCCCGAATTGTATCCCGAGTAATTGTAGTTGTTGCCGTTTACGTTGACGGACCCGGCGTAGTAGCCGCCTGCGGCCCCGGCCACGCCGCCGATGATGGCGAGCGCGATCGCCTGGCGGCGCGCCTCGGCCTGCAGTTCGTCAACGTTCAGCACCTTCAGGGGCTTTCCGGTGTCAGCCTGGGTGACGGAGATGTCGGCGTACCGGAACGTGACGGGGGCGCGACCGACGTTGCGGATCAGCGCCACGAAGGCAGGCCGCGGTAGCTCCTGGGCGCGTGAGGCGGGAGCAATGATGACCTGAGTGGAGCCCACCTGGGAGAGGACCGCCTCCGTGCCGGAGCGGACCACGACCTGCTGCCCGGCTCGCGTCGCGAAGCTCGTCTTCTCAACGGTCACGCAACCTGACAAGGCGGTCGCGGCGAGGACTGCGAACGCGATCTTGAACCTGGACATAGTGCACGGGAAGCGTTGGTTTAGCCGGAGCACATACAACGCTGGCGCGATCTCGGCGTCAAGGGTGCGCAAGTGGGTTTCCACAACATCTGAGTGCAGCGCGATAAGTGCCTTCTTGGCCGGATCGGAAACTTGCCAGAACCCCTACGCCACGCTGGCGGTCAGTTCAGGTCGATCTCCGCCTGCTTCATAGCTCGGAAAGCCTCGATCAGTTTCTGCGTCGGCCGACTTCTGGCAGTGAGCGCATGGCTCCTGAGTTGTTCCAGTTCGATCGGGCCGCGGGCCAGTGCCTGCTCGATCTCGGCGCGTCGGCGGGCGATGCCGTCCCTGACCTGCCGGATGGCGGCTGGATCCGTTCCGGCCGAAGGGTTGAACACGAACTTGCGCTCGATGCTTTCCCGCCAGTCGACGAGCTTCCGCGTGGTGGCGTCGCCGAAGCTGGGGACCGCACGGACCTTCTGATAGGTGACGTCGAAGGCGTCCTCGATTCCGTAAGACGACAGAATTTCCTTTCGGCCGCCACCGATACCACTGATCTTCGCTCGGGCGATCAGGTGTCCCTCTAAGAATCGCTGAAGCTGTATCTCACGGCGACGGCGGTCCAAATCGTCCAGACGCGACTTCTCAAGCGCCGGAAGCTCTCTGTGTTCTCCGGCAAACGTCCTGAGAAGGGATTTTTTCTGCTCGAACTGCATGGGTCCCGTCTCCAGATCCCACTCGCGCCGCGCGGCCGTCCAATCGCTTTCTGTACGAGCTTTGGTTGCCTGAAGCTGCTGGATTTCACCTCCCCCGCCGAAAAACAGGTATGCGGCGACGAAGAGGCCAACAAAAGCAAAGGGCAGTCCACCTGCGATAAGCGCTATCGACAGTCCGGCGACAAGCACTCCGCCAAGGCGTCGGATGTTGCGCCTCTGCTGGACTTCCTTTGCAGTCCGCGACTTGGCCATCCCGGAAGGCATGGGTATCACCTGTGCCGGATCGGGCGAATTCCCCGGTCCGAGAACACGGTCAATGGCCGCGATCGCCGCCGTCAGGTCGAAGTTGCCCAGCGAAGGCGCGGCTGTGGACGACCCAGATGCAGTGAAGAGCGTGACGCCCATCCCGTTTTCGAGGCGGCACCATGGACACCCCGGAGCATTCTTCGGGTGATGGTGGGCAGGATTCGCCCTGCAGGGGATCAACTCGGCTTCGAAGCGGCTCAGGGCGCCGATCCAGTCGGTAGCAGAGGGTCTGCTGCGGTAGAGGCTCGGGTTCGACTGGAAGGCAACTTCGAACATGGACGCGAGGTCAGGCGTCAAGTCGCCGAGCGTGGGCGCGAACGGAGGCGGGTCCATCCGCGTCTCCGCCTTCCTCTGGATGCTGTACGCGAAGCGCCCCTCCCTGATCGCCTTCTCGATCGGCATGTCACCCTGGCCGCCGTACCGCCCGGCGAACGGATGCCGTCCCATGAACAGGAGTTGGAAGGCGATCACGGCAAGCCCGAACCCGTCGTGAGACGGCTCGCGGTCGACCTTATCCAGTACCGCGCCCTGAAGTTCAGGGGGCGTGTATTCGCCGACGCCGACGCGGCACCTGTAGACCATCGTGCTCGACCGGACTTGGAAAGAGTCGGCGTCGATGAGCGTGACGGTCGCCTGGTCGCTGACAAGGATGCCGCTGTGGTTTATGTCGCCGATGACGCATCCGGTCTGGTGTACGCTCCCGATGGCCCTGGCAACGTTCGTGGCCGTTCGCGCGAGGAACCGGAAGTCCACCTTCGGAAATTCGATCTTTCGGCTGCCGGGCGCGTAGAGTTCGTGGACGGGCTTGACCCCACCGACCTTGCGCATCGTGAAGCCGACGAACTCGCCTCGGTCTCCGAGCAGCGTTTCCATAGGGAAGGCGACCAGGGTGGAGCGCTTGTGCAGTTCGCTCGCCACCATCGTTGAGATCTTCTCGCGCCGCTCCAGGTGCTTCCCGTCTGTGTAGACTTTGGCGGCTATGCCTGTATCGCCGTCAACGTGGAACACGGTCCCCTCGCCGCCCTTCCCGAGAACCGAGGTGACTCGGATCTGGCGGCCCGCGCCCGTTCGATAATCTCTCACCGCCGTACCCCGAGTATCAGGGACTTATCGTCGTCGGTTCGATCGCAGACGGTCTTTCCGTCTAAGTAATCGCGCAACGGCTTGGAGAGCGAGGCATCATGGCCACTGACGATCGACTGAGCCACGGGAGCTGACATCCGGTCAAAGAATGGTCCGTGAGCGGTACGCTTTGTGTGATCAAGGACCAGTCTCTCGATCCCGTCTGAAAACACGGCAACGCGGTCGAGGCGAATAGGGAGCGGCACGATCGAGATCGCGGGCATCGGATCATCAGTCACGAAGATTGTGGTCGACGCGTACTCCCCGTGGAACGGCCAGGAAGGAACGATCCAGTCGACCGTTCCCTCTTCCCTGACGACGGCGGCGCCGTCACCGACGTGAACGATAACGGCGCCCCACGGTCCAGCCAGAACGCCGACGAGAGTTGCGGCGCAGTCTCGCGGCCGTACCCGAGCCCGTCCAGCAAATGTGTTCACCCGCTCGCGAATGCCATCGAGCCAGTCGAGGACCTCCTCCTCGCCAATCTGATCGATACTTCTCCCGGACCCGAAATGCACGGAGGCGGCACGGAGGAATCCGGTGCACACCATTCGAGCGCCGGCTTCTGCGTGGCTGGCAGTGCCTGCTCCGTCGGAAACCACCGCCGCCAGCACGTTGCCGGACGCGGCCTCCAGTTCCATGCAGAGGGCAAAGTCCTGGCACGGAAGCCCGGACTTGA includes:
- a CDS encoding helix-hairpin-helix domain-containing protein; this encodes MFHVDGDTGIAAKVYTDGKHLERREKISTMVASELHKRSTLVAFPMETLLGDRGEFVGFTMRKVGGVKPVHELYAPGSRKIEFPKVDFRFLARTATNVARAIGSVHQTGCVIGDINHSGILVSDQATVTLIDADSFQVRSSTMVYRCRVGVGEYTPPELQGAVLDKVDREPSHDGFGLAVIAFQLLFMGRHPFAGRYGGQGDMPIEKAIREGRFAYSIQRKAETRMDPPPFAPTLGDLTPDLASMFEVAFQSNPSLYRSRPSATDWIGALSRFEAELIPCRANPAHHHPKNAPGCPWCRLENGMGVTLFTASGSSTAAPSLGNFDLTAAIAAIDRVLGPGNSPDPAQVIPMPSGMAKSRTAKEVQQRRNIRRLGGVLVAGLSIALIAGGLPFAFVGLFVAAYLFFGGGGEIQQLQATKARTESDWTAARREWDLETGPMQFEQKKSLLRTFAGEHRELPALEKSRLDDLDRRRREIQLQRFLEGHLIARAKISGIGGGRKEILSSYGIEDAFDVTYQKVRAVPSFGDATTRKLVDWRESIERKFVFNPSAGTDPAAIRQVRDGIARRRAEIEQALARGPIELEQLRSHALTARSRPTQKLIEAFRAMKQAEIDLN
- a CDS encoding PP2C family serine/threonine-protein phosphatase; translation: MLNTWRWTLARSIGTSHVKSGLPCQDFALCMELEAASGNVLAAVVSDGAGTASHAEAGARMVCTGFLRAASVHFGSGRSIDQIGEEEVLDWLDGIRERVNTFAGRARVRPRDCAATLVGVLAGPWGAVIVHVGDGAAVVREEGTVDWIVPSWPFHGEYASTTIFVTDDPMPAISIVPLPIRLDRVAVFSDGIERLVLDHTKRTAHGPFFDRMSAPVAQSIVSGHDASLSKPLRDYLDGKTVCDRTDDDKSLILGVRR